From the genome of Nitrospira lenta, one region includes:
- a CDS encoding PAS domain S-box protein has product MKLWSRSHSLQQKIITAIVMVGLLPLSLSLLLSYVEERRALREAIGANFKEVAVEASRRTEMHVTRGINEAQQLGATPFLRTAVTESNRTYEGKDERAIDAMIKDWQQRWRQRDTRSEFPLFINRIVTNYLIRWHDIRKSDYVGILVTDARGALVVSSIPQVEYFYGKTSWWTAVVKSQVSRPYVSDIAFDPAFGTHVVVVAVPIIEDGGQGVIGAVTILLRRDTLFHSIGEVSIGSSGHAMLFNSDGVSLICPVLSPEEHTVTPEFVKTIVQDKAGWAIAPDDSHGSHNALIGFAPVRFSEPLAPGSMGGKQWVTVIRQDPEETYAPLTRLVVRVLLYGALVFAVLVGTGLIVARRIARPIKILHDGVLEIASGRLDQTLQIRTGDEIEHLAGAFNQMAANLKLSFTQIEQRMLEVHRLEEKYRDLIEHSPEMIYQLDRVGRFVHMNQTGLEKLGYSLDEMLTMRLWDVAPPDQAGHILSYLERLMVKGRNAIETIFLAKDGRQIDVEIHATALFDQEGGGIVHTRAFVRDVTERHQLERQLQQYTSKLETAVSERTQELVASQARYKALFDLVADSVFMVDRDGTVVAVNHREEQALGYSEASVIGRSIFDIALPAFREGVRALLMELAGGQRQVPTHEIAVRTAAGVETPVEMDLIRTGAAEAPLIMVQLRDITDRKRMEQQLRSYRDELEVKVRERTKEIEETQHYLENLLENANDVIYTLDTEQRFTYVNSKIESWGYRKDDLIGRPYLALLSKRHRGRRLKSTLDIGAKQVYEVEVVTRTGEVRSVMVSVSPLHGVDGEILGVLGIARDMTDTKKLEQQIRNSEKLASVGKLAAGVAHEINNPLGGILNCLYNLAKGTIAPARREEYLASMEDGLHRVQKIVRQLLDFSQQHQPEFAPADINTVIERVLVLTNHLFVPNRIVLESALGHGLPAVMIDRHMIEQVLMNLILNAVQAMKEGGVLSIRTWVEEGICLVEIRDTGSGIPAAVLPKIFDPFFTTKREGEGTGLGLSVSLGIVERHGGKILVDSEVGKGTVFTLWLPVSRERQPAERVS; this is encoded by the coding sequence ATGAAACTCTGGAGTCGGTCTCACAGTCTCCAGCAGAAAATCATCACGGCCATCGTGATGGTGGGCCTGCTGCCACTCAGCCTCTCTCTCCTGCTCAGCTACGTGGAAGAACGGCGGGCGCTCCGCGAGGCCATCGGCGCCAACTTCAAAGAAGTGGCGGTTGAGGCCTCGCGCCGCACTGAAATGCATGTGACGCGCGGGATCAATGAAGCCCAGCAGCTCGGGGCGACCCCGTTTCTCCGCACCGCCGTGACCGAATCGAACCGTACCTACGAGGGTAAGGACGAGCGCGCGATCGATGCCATGATCAAAGATTGGCAACAGCGCTGGCGCCAGCGCGATACGCGCAGCGAGTTCCCGCTGTTCATCAACCGCATCGTCACGAACTATCTCATCCGCTGGCACGATATTCGGAAGTCCGACTATGTGGGCATTCTGGTTACGGACGCCCGCGGCGCCCTCGTCGTCAGTTCTATTCCTCAGGTGGAGTACTTCTACGGCAAGACGTCTTGGTGGACGGCGGTGGTGAAGTCGCAAGTGTCTCGTCCGTATGTCAGCGATATCGCATTCGATCCGGCCTTCGGGACGCACGTGGTGGTGGTGGCGGTTCCGATCATTGAGGACGGCGGCCAGGGAGTCATCGGCGCCGTGACCATTCTGCTCCGGCGGGATACGCTGTTCCATTCGATCGGAGAAGTGTCGATTGGCTCATCCGGCCACGCGATGCTGTTCAATTCCGACGGGGTCTCACTGATATGTCCGGTGTTGTCGCCGGAAGAGCACACGGTCACGCCGGAGTTTGTGAAGACCATCGTGCAGGACAAGGCTGGCTGGGCCATCGCACCCGACGATTCCCATGGCAGCCACAATGCTTTGATCGGATTCGCTCCGGTGCGGTTCAGCGAACCCTTGGCGCCCGGCAGTATGGGCGGCAAGCAGTGGGTGACGGTCATTCGGCAGGACCCGGAAGAGACCTACGCGCCGCTGACGCGCCTGGTTGTTCGGGTGTTACTGTACGGCGCCTTGGTGTTCGCGGTGCTGGTCGGTACCGGTTTGATCGTGGCCCGGCGGATCGCTCGGCCGATCAAGATCTTGCATGATGGCGTGCTGGAGATCGCCAGCGGCCGGCTTGATCAAACGTTGCAGATCCGCACCGGCGATGAAATCGAACACCTGGCCGGGGCCTTCAACCAGATGGCCGCCAATCTGAAATTGTCGTTTACGCAAATCGAACAGCGGATGCTCGAGGTGCACCGGTTAGAAGAAAAGTACCGGGACCTGATCGAGCACTCTCCGGAAATGATTTATCAGCTGGATCGGGTAGGGCGGTTTGTCCATATGAACCAGACCGGGTTGGAGAAGCTCGGGTATAGTCTCGATGAGATGTTGACGATGCGGCTCTGGGACGTGGCGCCGCCGGACCAGGCCGGTCACATCCTGAGCTATCTTGAGCGGCTTATGGTCAAGGGCCGCAATGCGATTGAAACGATCTTTCTCGCGAAGGATGGCCGCCAGATCGATGTGGAAATTCATGCCACGGCGTTGTTCGATCAGGAGGGGGGCGGCATCGTCCACACCCGCGCGTTCGTCCGAGACGTCACCGAGCGGCATCAGCTGGAGCGGCAGCTTCAGCAATATACGAGCAAGCTTGAAACGGCCGTCTCCGAGCGGACACAGGAGTTGGTGGCCTCGCAAGCACGCTACAAGGCGCTCTTCGACCTCGTGGCCGACTCCGTCTTCATGGTGGATCGTGACGGGACCGTGGTAGCGGTCAATCATCGGGAAGAGCAGGCGCTGGGGTACTCGGAGGCGTCGGTGATTGGCCGCAGTATTTTCGATATTGCCTTACCCGCGTTTCGCGAGGGGGTCCGTGCGTTGTTGATGGAATTGGCCGGAGGGCAGCGGCAGGTCCCGACCCACGAAATCGCCGTGCGTACGGCCGCCGGGGTCGAGACGCCGGTGGAAATGGATCTGATTCGCACCGGCGCCGCCGAAGCTCCGTTGATCATGGTTCAGCTCCGCGACATCACGGACCGGAAGCGGATGGAGCAACAACTGCGGTCCTATCGGGATGAACTGGAAGTGAAGGTGCGGGAGCGCACAAAGGAAATCGAAGAGACACAGCACTATCTAGAGAACCTGCTCGAAAATGCGAACGATGTGATCTATACCCTGGACACGGAGCAGCGCTTTACTTACGTCAACAGCAAGATTGAATCCTGGGGTTATCGGAAAGACGATCTCATCGGCCGACCGTATCTGGCCTTGTTGTCCAAGCGGCATCGGGGTCGGCGGCTCAAGAGTACGCTCGATATCGGCGCCAAGCAGGTGTACGAGGTGGAAGTGGTGACCCGCACGGGCGAAGTCCGGTCTGTTATGGTGAGTGTGTCGCCGTTGCATGGGGTGGACGGGGAGATTCTCGGTGTGCTCGGGATCGCCCGCGATATGACCGACACGAAGAAGCTGGAGCAGCAAATCAGGAATTCAGAGAAGCTGGCCTCCGTCGGCAAGCTCGCGGCGGGAGTGGCCCATGAGATCAACAATCCGCTGGGCGGCATCTTGAACTGCCTTTACAATCTCGCGAAGGGGACGATCGCACCAGCCCGGCGTGAGGAATACCTAGCGTCGATGGAAGACGGATTGCATCGCGTGCAGAAGATCGTTCGGCAGTTGTTGGATTTCTCTCAGCAGCACCAGCCTGAATTTGCGCCGGCCGACATCAATACGGTGATCGAGCGGGTGTTGGTGCTGACGAATCATTTGTTCGTGCCGAACCGGATTGTGCTCGAGTCCGCGCTCGGCCATGGATTGCCGGCGGTCATGATCGACCGGCATATGATCGAGCAAGTCTTGATGAATCTGATTTTGAACGCCGTGCAAGCGATGAAAGAGGGCGGAGTTCTCTCGATCAGGACCTGGGTCGAAGAGGGGATTTGTCTGGTGGAAATTCGAGATACCGGATCCGGCATTCCGGCGGCGGTTCTGCCGAAGATTTTCGATCCGTTCTTCACGACCAAGCGCGAAGGCGAAGGGACGGGGTTGGGTTTGTCGGTGAGTCTTGGGATTGTTGAACGGCATGGAGGCAAGATTCTTGTGGATAGTGAAGTCGGCAAAGGCACCGTGTTTACACTCTGGCTGCCCGTCTCCCGCGAGCGGCAGCCGGCGGAGCGGGTTTCATGA
- the secF gene encoding protein translocase subunit SecF, which yields MLEILGKTNFDFMGKRKLSFAFSGVMVLLGLIAIVQIARGAANLGIDFAGGTAVQLKFEQAIHIDEARKALESNGVGDAELQEFGQDNKLLVRVKASTTIEEKTAERVMAIFTKEFPNNKFTVDSSTEIGPTIGKKLQEDALIAVVISFAGIIMYVAARFELRFGVAAALATFHDVLAVLGAFYLLDKEITLLVVTALLTLAGYSLTDTVVVFDRIRENLKSRRRDSEETTINTAINQVLSRTIVTSLTVVIVLVPLTVAGGEVLHDFSLALLGGVIFGTYSSVFVASPLLLLWPGTSGQMMKRN from the coding sequence ATGTTAGAGATTCTTGGGAAAACGAATTTTGATTTTATGGGCAAACGCAAGCTGTCCTTTGCGTTCTCGGGCGTCATGGTATTGCTCGGGCTCATTGCGATCGTGCAGATCGCGCGGGGCGCGGCCAATCTTGGTATCGACTTCGCCGGCGGCACAGCCGTGCAACTGAAGTTCGAGCAGGCCATCCACATCGATGAAGCGCGAAAAGCGCTGGAGTCGAACGGGGTCGGTGACGCGGAGCTGCAGGAATTCGGGCAGGACAACAAATTGCTCGTCCGCGTGAAAGCCTCGACGACGATCGAGGAGAAAACGGCGGAACGGGTCATGGCGATCTTTACCAAGGAGTTCCCGAACAACAAGTTTACGGTGGACTCTTCGACCGAGATCGGACCGACCATCGGGAAGAAGCTCCAGGAAGATGCGCTCATTGCGGTCGTCATCTCCTTTGCCGGCATCATTATGTACGTCGCGGCCCGGTTTGAGTTGCGGTTCGGTGTCGCGGCGGCCCTGGCCACGTTCCATGATGTGCTGGCCGTGCTGGGCGCGTTTTATCTGCTGGATAAAGAAATCACGCTGCTGGTCGTAACGGCGCTGTTGACCCTGGCTGGATACTCGTTAACCGACACTGTCGTGGTGTTCGACCGGATTCGAGAGAATTTGAAATCGCGGCGGCGTGATTCCGAAGAGACGACGATCAACACGGCCATCAATCAGGTCCTCAGCCGGACGATCGTCACGAGTTTAACGGTGGTCATTGTGCTGGTTCCCTTGACCGTGGCCGGCGGCGAAGTCTTGCATGATTTTTCGCTCGCCCTCCTGGGCGGCGTCATTTTCGGGACCTACTCCTCGGTGTTCGTGGCCAGTCCATTGCTCCTGCTCTGGCCAGGCACGAGCGGACAGATGATGAAACGGAACTAG
- the secD gene encoding protein translocase subunit SecD produces MKKVGGRFALLALVIVLSVVFFLPSYKPLYQALPDWARTILPDKGITLGLDLQGGIHMVMEVDEDRAVEIAVERSVNSLQDMLVDKKLPAESVKRTASNQITIQFANAELKAQIQKLSEEYPTFFEVEAVGSANSLVWELREAEIKRIKDSAINQALETIRNRIDQFGVSEPLVQRQGLKQIVVQLPGVKEPKRAKDLIKETALLEFKMLDEDNMMKMDFPARIPKEKEAEVLAQFQGKVPEGDQILFEHQLDKETGREFRTPYLVKKRVMLTGDVLSDARVSIGEFNDPYVSITFDAKGGREFERITGENIKKRMAVVLDNTIYSAPVIQDRISGGRAQITGTFSTQEANDLAIVLRAGALPAPLKIIQDLTVGPSLGQDSIDQGVKSTLIAGALVVVFMIVYYRLSGVIADFALLLNLVCLLGALSALNATLTLPGIAGIVLTIGMGVDSNVLIFERIREELRAGKAVRLAVDGGYDKALLTIIDAHVTTLITGVALFLFGTGPIKGFAVTLCLGIAINLFTAFVGTKVVFDLLNQGKKVDTLSI; encoded by the coding sequence ATGAAAAAAGTTGGTGGACGGTTTGCGTTACTTGCGTTGGTCATTGTGCTGTCGGTGGTGTTCTTTTTGCCGTCGTACAAGCCTCTATACCAGGCCTTGCCCGACTGGGCGCGAACGATTTTGCCGGATAAGGGTATCACGCTGGGGCTGGACCTCCAGGGCGGCATTCACATGGTGATGGAGGTCGATGAAGACCGGGCCGTCGAGATTGCCGTCGAGCGATCGGTGAACTCCCTGCAGGACATGTTGGTCGACAAGAAGCTGCCGGCAGAATCGGTGAAACGGACGGCGTCGAATCAAATCACCATTCAGTTTGCCAATGCCGAGTTGAAGGCGCAGATCCAGAAGCTCTCGGAAGAGTATCCCACCTTCTTTGAAGTCGAGGCCGTCGGATCGGCGAACAGCCTCGTCTGGGAGTTACGCGAGGCGGAGATCAAGCGGATCAAGGATTCGGCGATCAATCAGGCGCTCGAAACGATCCGGAACCGGATCGACCAGTTCGGCGTGTCTGAGCCGCTGGTGCAGCGCCAAGGCTTGAAGCAGATTGTCGTGCAGTTGCCGGGTGTCAAAGAACCGAAGCGGGCGAAGGACCTCATTAAGGAAACGGCCTTGCTCGAGTTCAAGATGCTCGACGAAGACAATATGATGAAGATGGACTTCCCTGCCCGTATCCCGAAGGAAAAAGAAGCCGAGGTCTTGGCGCAGTTCCAGGGCAAGGTGCCGGAAGGCGATCAGATCCTGTTCGAGCACCAACTCGACAAAGAGACCGGACGTGAATTCCGCACGCCGTACCTGGTCAAGAAGCGAGTCATGCTTACCGGCGATGTGTTGAGCGATGCGCGAGTCTCGATCGGAGAGTTCAACGACCCCTATGTCTCCATCACGTTCGATGCCAAAGGCGGACGGGAGTTTGAACGGATCACCGGAGAGAACATCAAGAAGCGCATGGCCGTTGTGCTCGACAACACGATCTATTCCGCTCCCGTGATTCAGGACCGGATCTCCGGTGGCCGGGCTCAGATTACCGGGACGTTCAGCACGCAGGAAGCCAACGATCTGGCCATCGTCCTGCGGGCCGGTGCGCTTCCGGCTCCATTGAAGATCATTCAAGATCTCACCGTCGGGCCGTCGCTCGGCCAGGACTCCATCGATCAGGGGGTGAAATCCACGCTCATCGCCGGAGCGCTGGTGGTGGTGTTCATGATTGTGTATTACCGGCTGTCCGGGGTGATCGCCGATTTCGCCTTGCTGCTGAACCTGGTCTGTCTGCTCGGCGCGCTGTCGGCGCTGAATGCGACGCTGACTCTGCCGGGCATCGCGGGGATCGTGCTGACCATCGGTATGGGCGTGGACTCCAATGTGCTGATTTTTGAGCGCATTCGCGAAGAATTGCGCGCCGGGAAAGCCGTGCGACTGGCGGTGGATGGCGGCTATGACAAGGCCCTGCTCACGATCATCGACGCGCACGTCACGACCTTGATCACCGGCGTGGCCCTGTTCTTGTTCGGCACCGGGCCGATCAAGGGATTTGCCGTCACGTTGTGCTTGGGGATCGCGATCAATCTGTTCACGGCCTTTGTCGGAACCAAGGTCGTGTTTGACCTGCTGAACCAAGGAAAGAAAGTGGATACGCTCAGCATCTAA
- the yajC gene encoding preprotein translocase subunit YajC — protein sequence MMMVGMVSVAWAEGLGGGGSTSSSLLSLVPFVLIFVIFYFLLILPQQKRQKQQKAMLEDLKKGDKVITASGFWGTITNLGKETVTLQIADNTKVKIQKEHIARIRAEDDDKE from the coding sequence ATGATGATGGTTGGAATGGTGTCGGTGGCATGGGCGGAAGGTCTTGGGGGCGGCGGGAGCACATCGAGTTCGCTGCTTTCGTTGGTGCCGTTTGTCCTGATTTTTGTGATTTTTTATTTCCTGCTGATCCTGCCGCAACAGAAGCGGCAAAAGCAGCAGAAAGCGATGCTCGAGGATCTGAAAAAAGGCGATAAGGTCATCACTGCGTCGGGCTTCTGGGGAACGATTACCAATCTCGGCAAAGAGACGGTGACGCTGCAGATTGCCGACAATACCAAGGTCAAGATTCAGAAAGAGCATATTGCGAGAATACGGGCGGAAGACGACGACAAAGAGTAG
- the tgt gene encoding tRNA guanosine(34) transglycosylase Tgt, which translates to MMQFTIRQQDRQTKGRLGQLRTARAVIDTPAFMPVGSLGPVKGLEPEDLHDLGFRLMLNNAYHLYLRPGHKVVAELGGLHAFTGWPGAILTDSGGFQIFSLAKLCKITDEGVTFQSHIDGSTHFITPETAIEIEEALGADIIMAFDQCVALPASRAAILEGVQRTTAWAKRCQASRRRNDQALFGIVQGGLEADLRRISAQELVALDFEGYAIGGLSVGESKADMYAMLDVTAPELPEAKPRYLMGVGLPEDLIEGVARGVDLFDCVVPSRHGRTGWLFTSFGRVSIKQAQYKQDERPIDPDCGCSVCKRYSRAYLHHLFNVKEMLGARLNTIHNLWYFADLMQRVRSSIERGTFLTMREEFYRARAEAERVGGATAVAAQEPRAGLD; encoded by the coding sequence ATGATGCAGTTCACGATCAGGCAGCAGGATCGACAGACCAAAGGGCGGCTGGGGCAACTCCGCACCGCCCGGGCCGTCATCGACACGCCTGCGTTCATGCCGGTCGGTTCATTGGGGCCGGTGAAAGGGCTGGAGCCGGAGGATCTTCACGATCTTGGGTTCAGGCTCATGCTGAACAATGCGTACCATCTTTATCTACGCCCCGGTCACAAAGTCGTCGCGGAGTTGGGCGGGTTGCATGCTTTTACGGGATGGCCGGGCGCGATTCTCACCGATAGCGGCGGGTTTCAGATTTTCAGCCTGGCGAAACTGTGCAAGATTACCGATGAGGGGGTGACGTTTCAGTCGCACATCGATGGCTCGACGCATTTCATCACGCCCGAAACGGCGATTGAAATCGAAGAGGCGCTCGGCGCCGACATCATCATGGCGTTCGATCAATGCGTCGCGCTGCCGGCATCGCGCGCGGCGATTCTGGAGGGCGTGCAGCGGACGACGGCGTGGGCGAAACGCTGTCAGGCGAGTCGGCGGCGGAACGATCAGGCGCTCTTCGGCATTGTCCAGGGCGGGCTGGAAGCGGACCTCAGGAGAATCTCGGCTCAAGAGCTGGTGGCGCTGGATTTTGAAGGCTATGCCATCGGCGGACTCTCCGTCGGAGAGAGCAAAGCCGACATGTATGCCATGCTGGATGTGACCGCTCCGGAATTGCCGGAAGCCAAGCCGCGCTATCTGATGGGGGTGGGTCTTCCGGAAGATCTCATCGAAGGGGTCGCTCGGGGAGTTGATCTCTTCGATTGCGTGGTGCCGTCCCGTCATGGGCGAACAGGATGGCTGTTTACCAGCTTCGGGCGGGTTTCCATCAAGCAGGCGCAATACAAGCAAGACGAGCGGCCGATCGATCCGGACTGCGGCTGCTCGGTGTGCAAGCGCTATTCGCGGGCCTATCTGCATCACCTGTTCAACGTGAAGGAAATGCTCGGCGCGCGGCTGAATACGATTCACAACCTTTGGTACTTTGCCGATTTGATGCAACGGGTGCGCTCGTCGATCGAGCGGGGGACATTTCTCACAATGCGCGAGGAGTTTTATCGCGCGCGGGCGGAAGCCGAGCGGGTCGGCGGCGCGACGGCAGTCGCTGCGCAGGAACCGCGGGCCGGCCTCGACTAG
- the argS gene encoding arginine--tRNA ligase produces the protein MTQGLVQEQVANAVQGALADAKAKGQLKIESWPTVTLDAPKRPEWGDLATTVAMSLAASEKRAPHDIAKIIADNLLTRDQLFERVEIVRPGFLNLTVKPGIWLEVLRDIERKGAAYGTSAVGVGKRVLVEYVSANPTGPLHVGHGRGAAVGQALARLLRAVGYDVVSEYYINDAGRQMKLLGASVYARLQELAGTPVTFPEEGYHGEYIRLAAEQIQASDGATLATLSLTEAEQRCRDLAYRTLLQHIREDLSLLGIEFESWFSEASLIESGAVERSFTELKQQDLLFENEGALWFRSSKFGDEKDRVVRKQDGECTYLASDIAYHRDKLQRGYDLLIDVWGADHHGYIPRMQAVIQAYGYPKERLQVVLVQLVKLLRGGAEVKMSKRSGEFITMREVIDEVGVDAAMFFFLMRDSNTHLDFDLELAKQRSSDNPVYYVQYAHARISSLWRVAAARGIACPTASEADLTVLTDPDELALIRKLSMFPEVLEASALAFEPHRLTYYLQQLAALLHTFYNKHRILPPAADSETGDAPVAEAIAPTTTAARLVLMRSVQQVVKNGLTVLGISAPEQM, from the coding sequence GTGACGCAGGGGCTCGTGCAAGAACAGGTGGCGAATGCGGTTCAAGGAGCTCTCGCTGATGCCAAGGCCAAGGGACAATTGAAAATCGAGTCCTGGCCCACCGTCACCCTGGATGCCCCCAAGCGTCCGGAGTGGGGTGATCTCGCCACGACCGTGGCCATGTCTCTCGCCGCCTCAGAGAAACGCGCCCCCCATGACATTGCCAAAATCATTGCCGACAATCTGTTGACCCGTGATCAATTGTTCGAGCGGGTTGAGATTGTCCGGCCAGGCTTTCTCAACCTGACTGTGAAGCCTGGCATTTGGTTGGAAGTCTTGAGAGACATCGAGCGGAAGGGTGCGGCCTACGGCACGTCTGCAGTCGGAGTCGGGAAGCGCGTGCTGGTCGAATATGTCAGCGCCAATCCCACCGGGCCGTTGCACGTCGGTCATGGTCGAGGTGCTGCGGTTGGTCAAGCGTTGGCACGCCTGCTGAGAGCGGTCGGATACGACGTGGTCAGCGAATACTACATCAATGATGCCGGTCGGCAGATGAAGCTCCTGGGCGCTTCCGTGTATGCGCGGTTGCAGGAACTTGCCGGGACGCCCGTCACGTTTCCGGAAGAGGGTTACCACGGCGAGTATATCCGTCTTGCGGCCGAGCAGATTCAGGCATCCGATGGCGCAACGCTGGCGACGCTGTCTCTGACGGAGGCAGAGCAACGCTGCCGTGATCTGGCCTATCGGACCCTGCTCCAGCACATCCGTGAAGACCTGTCTCTGTTGGGCATTGAGTTTGAATCCTGGTTCAGTGAAGCCTCGCTGATCGAGTCCGGTGCCGTCGAGCGGTCCTTTACTGAGTTGAAGCAGCAGGATCTTCTGTTTGAAAATGAAGGCGCGTTGTGGTTTCGGTCGTCGAAGTTCGGTGATGAGAAAGATCGCGTGGTTCGTAAGCAGGATGGCGAGTGCACCTACCTGGCGTCCGACATCGCCTATCATCGAGACAAGCTCCAGCGAGGCTATGACCTTTTGATCGATGTCTGGGGAGCCGATCACCACGGATATATCCCGCGCATGCAGGCGGTGATACAGGCCTATGGGTATCCGAAAGAGCGGCTGCAGGTCGTGTTGGTGCAGCTTGTGAAGTTGCTGCGCGGCGGCGCCGAAGTCAAAATGTCGAAGCGCTCCGGTGAATTCATTACCATGCGTGAGGTAATCGACGAGGTAGGTGTCGATGCCGCCATGTTCTTTTTTCTCATGCGGGACTCGAACACACATCTGGATTTCGATTTAGAGCTGGCCAAGCAACGGTCATCGGATAATCCGGTCTACTACGTCCAATATGCCCATGCCAGGATTTCGAGCCTCTGGCGGGTGGCTGCGGCGCGTGGGATTGCCTGTCCGACGGCATCCGAAGCCGATCTGACCGTGCTGACCGATCCTGACGAGCTCGCCTTGATCCGGAAGCTCTCGATGTTCCCCGAAGTGCTGGAGGCCAGCGCGCTGGCGTTTGAGCCGCATCGCCTGACCTACTATCTTCAGCAGCTGGCGGCGCTGCTGCACACGTTTTACAACAAGCATCGGATTCTTCCTCCGGCGGCCGATTCGGAGACCGGTGACGCGCCGGTGGCGGAGGCCATTGCCCCCACGACGACGGCAGCCCGGTTGGTGTTGATGCGATCGGTGCAGCAAGTGGTAAAAAACGGATTAACCGTCTTGGGGATTTCAGCTCCCGAGCAGATGTAA
- a CDS encoding glycosyltransferase family 9 protein: MIHPGGLGDVLLSVGALTALRTAFPQHRIILLAGSGVGDLLGLCGVIDQSLPMESSQLNALFSGRAQISDMQHDLLRHCDLAVGWLSDHDGSIRRTLGELGIPRVILQSPSSTEGSHQSERFIQTLQGEFPVGALPSIHLHLPDQVLRAGIDALHTAGIEQGAPLIACHPGSGSRHKCVRADTWGALLRGCRARQFTPVVVLGPADDQAGEALQAQDISEVPILRPASIALLAAILAQAQGYIGHDSGVTHLAALLGVPTVAMFGPTDEQRWAPLGVQVTVVRGERCACANWDAVQACTEKSCLNITADEVFKALDADDFRYHRVTNS, from the coding sequence GTGATTCACCCCGGTGGGCTGGGTGATGTTCTGCTGTCGGTTGGTGCATTGACTGCCCTGCGGACCGCGTTTCCGCAGCACCGGATCATCTTGCTTGCCGGATCGGGCGTAGGAGATCTACTAGGCCTATGCGGGGTGATCGATCAATCTTTGCCGATGGAGTCGAGTCAGTTGAACGCGCTTTTCTCCGGAAGAGCGCAAATTTCAGATATGCAGCACGATCTCTTGAGGCACTGCGATCTTGCGGTTGGCTGGCTGAGTGATCACGATGGGTCGATCCGGCGTACACTGGGGGAACTTGGAATTCCACGTGTGATTCTGCAATCACCATCTTCAACAGAAGGTTCTCACCAAAGCGAGCGATTCATCCAAACTTTGCAGGGAGAATTTCCTGTCGGTGCGCTTCCCAGCATCCATCTCCATCTTCCTGACCAGGTACTGCGGGCGGGGATCGACGCACTCCATACTGCTGGGATCGAACAAGGGGCACCGTTGATCGCATGCCACCCGGGAAGTGGGAGCAGGCACAAGTGTGTGCGAGCGGATACGTGGGGCGCACTTCTTCGGGGCTGTCGGGCACGGCAGTTCACGCCTGTAGTGGTGTTAGGGCCCGCTGATGATCAAGCAGGGGAGGCCCTTCAGGCGCAGGATATTTCAGAAGTGCCAATTCTTCGCCCCGCGTCGATCGCACTACTCGCCGCAATTTTGGCGCAGGCGCAGGGGTATATCGGTCACGATTCTGGCGTGACCCATCTGGCTGCCTTGCTGGGTGTGCCGACGGTGGCGATGTTTGGGCCAACTGATGAACAGCGATGGGCTCCTCTCGGGGTGCAGGTGACGGTAGTGAGGGGAGAACGCTGCGCATGCGCGAACTGGGATGCGGTGCAGGCCTGCACGGAAAAGTCTTGCCTGAATATAACGGCGGATGAGGTCTTCAAGGCGCTCGATGCCGATGATTTCCGCTACCATCGGGTAACAAATTCCTGA
- the mobA gene encoding molybdenum cofactor guanylyltransferase, translating to MNVTGVVLAGGKSRRMGEDKRFLTVGEETLLARTTSVMAQLFSEVLVIIAQDSPPLTVSGCIVHRDLIADCGSLGGLYTGLARATEPRVFVVACDMPFLNPDMIQWFVDRDPAADIVMARLPAGLQPLHALYSKRALPVLERMAITHALKIQQIASEPSLHTTVVLPAEWGERDPRAQSFQNVNTPADLDAARAALRNRSLPQ from the coding sequence ATGAATGTAACGGGAGTCGTGCTGGCCGGTGGCAAGAGTCGGAGGATGGGGGAGGATAAGCGTTTTCTGACGGTCGGGGAGGAGACGTTACTGGCGCGAACCACCTCGGTTATGGCTCAGCTATTTTCTGAAGTGCTGGTGATTATTGCGCAGGATAGTCCGCCCCTCACCGTCTCGGGTTGCATCGTTCACAGAGATCTCATCGCAGATTGCGGGAGCCTGGGTGGCCTCTACACAGGTCTGGCACGGGCCACTGAGCCGCGCGTCTTTGTGGTGGCCTGTGATATGCCGTTTCTGAATCCAGACATGATCCAGTGGTTTGTTGACCGCGATCCAGCAGCTGACATTGTCATGGCCCGCCTGCCGGCCGGACTGCAGCCTCTTCATGCGCTCTATAGTAAACGGGCATTGCCGGTCCTTGAGCGCATGGCTATCACGCATGCCCTGAAGATTCAGCAGATCGCCTCGGAGCCATCGCTCCACACAACCGTCGTCTTGCCCGCTGAGTGGGGTGAACGGGACCCACGGGCCCAATCGTTTCAGAATGTGAACACGCCGGCCGATCTCGATGCGGCGAGAGCCGCGCTCCGTAACCGCTCGTTGCCTCAATAA